One region of Zingiber officinale cultivar Zhangliang chromosome 7B, Zo_v1.1, whole genome shotgun sequence genomic DNA includes:
- the LOC122005919 gene encoding barley B recombinant-like protein D isoform X2 translates to MVPQHHQKENQTIKLIMAERDKALRERDLAISEKKTALAERDMAYLQRDAAIAERDSAIAERDNTIAALEYARSNGMGGNCGLGCGNKHMYPQQRHHVQHVQPLSQHMPDPPYNLKDEAPREVLPMSTALNTDVKAWNVNKPRQGIKVGPSPLKKLKTPRKSKTSGANRQVTIAKTSDDWKVDIGGGNMAKQVLLHKHDEWESRDLGLNQVTFDESMMPAPVCSCTGKYRQCYKWGNGGWQSSCCTTTLSMYPLPVMPNKRHARVGGRKMSGNVFRRLLSRLAAEGHDLSLPVDLREHWAKHGTNRYITIR, encoded by the coding sequence ATGGTGCCTCAACATCACCAGAAGGAGAATCAAACCATAAAACTTATCATGGCTGAACGAGACAAAGCTCTACGGGAACGCGATCTTGCCATTTCTGAGAAGAAAACTGCTTTGGCTGAGCGAGACATGGCATACCTCCAGCGTGATGCCGCAATTGCTGAGCGGGACAGTGCCATTGCAGAACGTGACAACACAATTGCTGCCCTTGAATATGCAAGAAGCAACGGTATGGGCGGTAATTGCGGACTTGGCTGTGGTAATAAACATATGTACCCGCAGCAACGCCACCATGTTCAACATGTCCAACCCCTTTCGCAGCACATGCCGGATCCTCCCTACAACCTTAAGGATGAGGCTCCGAGAGAGGTATTGCCCATGTCGACCGCTTTGAACACAGATGTCAAAGCCTGGAATGTCAACAAGCCGAGGCAAGGAATTAAAGTTGGACCTTCCCCATTGAAGAAGTTGAAGACACCCAGGAAGAGCAAAACCAGTGGAGCTAATAGGCAGGTCACTATCGCAAAGACATCTGATGATTGGAAGGTGGATATTGGAGGGGGTAATATGGCTAAGCAGGTTTTATTGCATAAGCATGACGAATGGGAGAGTCGAGACCTTGGTCTGAATCAGGTCACATTTGACGAATCAATGATGCCAGCACCTGTCTGTTCATGCACTGGAAAATACCGACAATGTTACAAATGGGGTAATGGTGGATGGCAGTCTTCCTGTTGCACGACTACTCTTTCCATGTACCCACTTCCGGTGATGCCGAACAAACGCCATGCCCGTGTCGGAGGGCGAAAGATGAGCGGTAATGTGTTCAGGAGGCTTCTCAGCAGGCTTGCAGCAGAAGGCCATGATCTATCTCTGCCAGTGGACCTCCGGGAACACTGGGCTAAGCACGGGACTAATCGATACATCACCATCAGGTGA
- the LOC122005918 gene encoding probable aminotransferase ACS12, which produces MNPEAEAKAPPADEEATSAGPLAFPPVSARGGGAAAMRLIVPLQGIVQGRGGLVLGSLIPCALFYFLQIYLKRNRSSPSPSSSSPPADEAELPGIVRTLSRASLGSARSPAAVSSRAVSVAKSSDSAAYFVGYKKCSEDPYHPLDNPDGVIQLGLAENHLSFDLIEGWFATNSKNSWFDERQGGLNINGLATYQPSDGLMELKMAIAGFMGQVVQGSVSFNPSRIILTAGATSAIEILSFCLGDHGNGFLVPSPYYPGYDRNTKWTAGIEVIPVPCRSTDNFSFSIAALERAYDQAKKRGVKVRAVLFSNPSNPVGNLLQRKLLHDLLDFATEKNIHVIADEVFAGSTYGNEEFVSMAEILNSDDEFDRSRVHIIYSLSKDLSVPGFRTGLIYSFNDQVLSVASKLTRFSSISAPTQRLLISMLTDSDFITRYIKVNRSRLRAMHALFVDGLKQLGIKCVKSGGGFYCWADMSQFMKSYSEKGEFELWKELLDLAKINATPGTACHCIEPGWFRFCFTTLTEKDVPVIMERFKRIFDSR; this is translated from the exons ATGAACCCAGAGGCTGAGGCCAAGGCACCCCCCGCCGACGAGGAGGCGACCTCAGCCGGCCCCCTCGCCTTCCCTCCGGTCTCCGCCCGCGGAGGAGGCGCTGCCGCCATGCGCCTCATCGTGCCCCTCCAGGGCATCGTCCAGGGCCGCGGCGGCCTCGTTCTCGGCTCACTCATCCCCTGCGCCCTCTTCTACTTCCTCCAGATCTACCTCAAGCGCAACCGCTCCTCCCCCTCgccctcctcctcttctcctcccgCGGACGAGGCCGAGCTCCCCGGAATCGTACGCACCTTATCCCGCGCCTCCCTCGGCTCCGCTCGCAGCCCCGCCGCTGTTTCCTCCCGCGCTGTATCCGTCGCCAAATCCTCCGACAGCGCGGCCTACTTCGTGGGGTACAAGAAGTGCTCCGAGGACCCTTACCATCCCCTCGACAACCCCGATGGCGTCATACAACTCGGCCTCGCGGAGAACCAT TTATCCTTCGATCTGATCGAGGGCTGGTTTGCTACAAATTCGAAGAATTCGTGGTTCGATGAACGACAGGGTGGGTTGAACATTAATGGATTAGCGACTTACCAGCCTTCCGATGGCTTGATGGAACTGAAGATG GCTATTGCGGGATTTATGGGGCAAGTGGTGCAAGGATCAGTCTCCTTCAATCCATCACGAATTATATTGACAGCAGGTGCAACTTCAGCAATCGAGATTCTCAGCTTCTGCCTGGGAGATCATGGAAATGGATTTCTTGTTCCTTCACCATATTACCCCGG GTACGACAGGAATACTAAGTGGACAGCTGGCATAGAGGTGATACCTGTTCCATGCCGAAGCACTGATAATTTTAGTTTCAGCATTGCTGCTTTGGAAAGAGCATACGATCAAGCAAAAAAGCGAGGTGTAAAAGTGAGGGCTGTTCTTTTCTCGAATCCCTCCAACCCAGTTGGGAATCTGCTGCAAAGAAAATTGCTACATGACCTTCTTGACTTTGCTACAGAGAAGAACATCCATGTCATTGCCGATGAAGTATTTGCAGGTTCGACCTACGGCAATGAAGAGTTTGTGAGCATGGCAGAGATTTTGAACTCCGATGATGAATTTGATAGAAGCAGGGTTCACATAATATACAGTCTATCCAAGGATCTCTCTGTCCCAGGCTTTAGGACCGGTCTGATCTATTCCTTCAACGACCAAGTTCTTTCAGTTGCCTCAAAGTTGACAAGGTTCTCTTCTATTTCGGCTCCGACACAGCGCTTGCTCATCTCGATGCTAACTGATTCCGACTTCATTACAAGGTACATCAAGGTAAACAGAAGTAGGCTCAGGGCGATGCATGCATTGTTCGTTGATGGACTTAAACAATTGGGAATCAAGTGTGTAAAAAGTGGTGGTGGATTTTATTGTTGGGCAGATATGAGTCAATTTATGAAATCATACAGCGAAAAAGGTGAGTTTGAGCTGTGGAAGGAGTTGCTTGATTTGGCAAAGATCAATGCAACCCCTGGAACAGCATGCCACTGCATCGAACCTGGGTGGTTTCGTTTCTGTTTTACAACATTGACTGAGAAAGATGTACCTGTGATTATGGAACGCTTCAAGAGAATCTTCGATAGTCGTTGA
- the LOC122005919 gene encoding barley B recombinant-like protein D isoform X1: MDEGGQRENGRYKSDHYKPSHAQWMVPQHHQKENQTIKLIMAERDKALRERDLAISEKKTALAERDMAYLQRDAAIAERDSAIAERDNTIAALEYARSNGMGGNCGLGCGNKHMYPQQRHHVQHVQPLSQHMPDPPYNLKDEAPREVLPMSTALNTDVKAWNVNKPRQGIKVGPSPLKKLKTPRKSKTSGANRQVTIAKTSDDWKVDIGGGNMAKQVLLHKHDEWESRDLGLNQVTFDESMMPAPVCSCTGKYRQCYKWGNGGWQSSCCTTTLSMYPLPVMPNKRHARVGGRKMSGNVFRRLLSRLAAEGHDLSLPVDLREHWAKHGTNRYITIR; encoded by the exons ATGGATGAAGGTGGGCAAAGAGAGAATGGAAGGTACAAGTCTGACCACTATAAACCTTCTCATGCTCAG TGGATGGTGCCTCAACATCACCAGAAGGAGAATCAAACCATAAAACTTATCATGGCTGAACGAGACAAAGCTCTACGGGAACGCGATCTTGCCATTTCTGAGAAGAAAACTGCTTTGGCTGAGCGAGACATGGCATACCTCCAGCGTGATGCCGCAATTGCTGAGCGGGACAGTGCCATTGCAGAACGTGACAACACAATTGCTGCCCTTGAATATGCAAGAAGCAACGGTATGGGCGGTAATTGCGGACTTGGCTGTGGTAATAAACATATGTACCCGCAGCAACGCCACCATGTTCAACATGTCCAACCCCTTTCGCAGCACATGCCGGATCCTCCCTACAACCTTAAGGATGAGGCTCCGAGAGAGGTATTGCCCATGTCGACCGCTTTGAACACAGATGTCAAAGCCTGGAATGTCAACAAGCCGAGGCAAGGAATTAAAGTTGGACCTTCCCCATTGAAGAAGTTGAAGACACCCAGGAAGAGCAAAACCAGTGGAGCTAATAGGCAGGTCACTATCGCAAAGACATCTGATGATTGGAAGGTGGATATTGGAGGGGGTAATATGGCTAAGCAGGTTTTATTGCATAAGCATGACGAATGGGAGAGTCGAGACCTTGGTCTGAATCAGGTCACATTTGACGAATCAATGATGCCAGCACCTGTCTGTTCATGCACTGGAAAATACCGACAATGTTACAAATGGGGTAATGGTGGATGGCAGTCTTCCTGTTGCACGACTACTCTTTCCATGTACCCACTTCCGGTGATGCCGAACAAACGCCATGCCCGTGTCGGAGGGCGAAAGATGAGCGGTAATGTGTTCAGGAGGCTTCTCAGCAGGCTTGCAGCAGAAGGCCATGATCTATCTCTGCCAGTGGACCTCCGGGAACACTGGGCTAAGCACGGGACTAATCGATACATCACCATCAGGTGA
- the LOC122003791 gene encoding auxin-responsive protein SAUR32-like isoform X2 yields the protein MQRETAPAKGTVTVKVGEELLEKAAAEYGFHHSGAVVIPCTVEHFCHVRHEIERDLAALRRHHHHHHHHSQFIVPIWK from the exons ATGCAGAGGGAAACGGCTCCGGCGAAGGGCACGGTGACGGTGAAGGTGGGGGA GGAGCTCCTGGAGAAGGCCGCGGCCGAGTACGGCTTCCACCACTCCGGAGCCGTCGTCATCCCCTGCACCGTTGAACACTTCTGCCATGTCCGCCACGAGATCGAGCGAGACCTCGCCGCACTCCGCCGCCACcaccatcaccaccaccaccactccCAGTTCATTGTGCCCATTTGGAAGTAA
- the LOC122003791 gene encoding auxin-responsive protein SAUR32-like isoform X1 — protein MQRETAPAKGTVTVKVGEEQRRFAVPVKHLSHPLFAELLEKAAAEYGFHHSGAVVIPCTVEHFCHVRHEIERDLAALRRHHHHHHHHSQFIVPIWK, from the coding sequence ATGCAGAGGGAAACGGCTCCGGCGAAGGGCACGGTGACGGTGAAGGTGGGGGAGGAGCAGCGGCGGTTCGCGGTGCCGGTGAAGCACCTGAGCCACCCTCTGTTCGCGGAGCTCCTGGAGAAGGCCGCGGCCGAGTACGGCTTCCACCACTCCGGAGCCGTCGTCATCCCCTGCACCGTTGAACACTTCTGCCATGTCCGCCACGAGATCGAGCGAGACCTCGCCGCACTCCGCCGCCACcaccatcaccaccaccaccactccCAGTTCATTGTGCCCATTTGGAAGTAA